The following coding sequences lie in one Metopolophium dirhodum isolate CAU chromosome 5, ASM1992520v1, whole genome shotgun sequence genomic window:
- the LOC132945491 gene encoding coiled-coil domain-containing protein 170 isoform X3: MTQPMSDEDWRVFDILCGQKMDSEDTISNHEMISTLKSELAALQFKRDRLISELQDTKGQLRTRDQRTVELEAETEMLKEQQVRQNSIIASLRNRIKELEEQERSLTTSLGRADMSSESLARENRHQAEKCSELERRIDLLELNCTKAENARDSARRSMSEFVSRASMALGYESLNSDSPAAVDVVLSKASEMHQELNRLRRKNISASENVTSIEIELRNCREQLERALADKENLQRQAAGHILEIDKLKQEKEHLEMQQRVMERDLSELRDKLMATNRSLGIASNSIASQEATISTLRNDLRGHDERCQKMQIDMQHFLESLAVCLTSADGYVQSTESGVKDAVKRLVNELANKSTLHGESKDRIISLTDRVERLQIDQDRLASENRVLADERRNLETRLNHAESELNVCEMTKEHLRNDKTIFVTFLDKLSRVMHMDQIAKDVGVDLHTESLLLRAEQLAKLEYDKNIDKSALVYQLQRRVRTLRDQLQRRDLHLDLLRRKISVQDESTKLRTLLETERDEANIRAKKLQKQLDKAQLQLTECRAQIRDLKLQISDAGDCKLTSLERAKKIDDLEKRLVESEMLRMRFSRKVTVLKEQLKSTSDCHNQDKTLNEHTMRVLQDDLSSVKFQLSEVKRRECSLEDLRRTVISLLALDSSCTDYEITSKITKLVAAHREFSILSKRYDDPLPPYVHHLPPPSESSDPTTMDDFEILNNAYNKRPLRKT, from the exons ATGACACAACCGATGAGCGACGAGGACTGGAGGGTGTTCGACATCCTTTGCGGCCAAAAA ATGGATTCTGAAGACACTATAAGTAATCACGAGATGATATCCACTCTGAAAAGCGAGCTGGCTGCTTTGCAGTTCAAAAGAGATCGTCTTATATCCGAG CTGCAAGATACCAAAGGGCAGCTTCGGACTAGAGATCAAAGAACGGTAGAGCTCGAGGCCGAAACGGAAATGTTGAAAGAGCAGCAAGTTAGACAGAACTCTATCATCGCCAGTTTGAGAAATAGGATAAAG gAATTGGAGGAACAAGAAAGATCGTTGACAACGTCATTGGGAAGAGCAGACATGTCATCCGAATCTTTAGCTAGAGAAAATCGCCATCAGGCAGAGAAATGTTCCGAGTTGGAGCGGAGAATCGATTTATTGGAATTGAACTGTACTAAAGCCGAAAACGCGAGAGACTCGGCAAGGAGATCAATGTCAGAGTTCGTGAGTAGAGCTTCGATGGCGTTAGGTTACGAGTCTTTGAATTCAGATTCCCCAGCCGCCGTCGATGTGGTCTTATCCAAAGCATCGGAAATGCATCAG GAATTAAACAGACTGCGTCGTAAAAACATTTCCGCTAGTGAAAATGTAACCTCGATAGAAATAGAATTGAGGAACTGTAGAGAACAACTAGAAAGGGCCTTGGCTGATAAAGAAAATCTTCAAAGACAGGCTGCCGGCCATATTCTTGAAatagataagttgaaacaa gAAAAAGAACATTTGGAAATGCAACAGAGAGTAATGGAACGTGATTTATCCGAGCTCAGGGATAAACTGATGGCAACCAACAGGAGTTTAGGTATCGCGTCTAACAGCATAGCCAGTCAGGAGGCCACTATATCCACTCTCAGAA ACGATCTAAGAGGGCACGACGAGAGGTGTCAAAAAATGCAGATTGACATGCAACACTTTTTGGAGTCATTGGCCGTGTGTCTAACGTCGGCGGATGGGTACGTTCAGTCCACCGAGAGTGGTGTCAAAGACGCGGTGAAGAGGCTAGTCAACGAGTTGGCCAATAAGAGCACA CTGCACGGGGAATCCAAGGACAGGATAATCAGTTTGACCGACCGGGTCGAACGGCTGCAGATCGACCAGGACAGATTGGCGTCGGAAAATCGAGTGTTGGCGGATGAAAGACGCAATTTAGAGACTCGATTGAACCACGCCGAGAGCGAACTCAATGTGTGTGAAATGACCAAAGAACATTTACGTAATGACAAAACAATT TTCGTTACATTCCTCGACAAACTATCGAGAGTCATGCACATGGACCAGATAGCGAAAGACGTTGGGGTGGACTTACACACGGAATCGTTGCTGCTACGCGCCGAACAGCTTGCCAAACTGGAATACGATAAAAACATTGACAAG AGCGCCCTAGTTTATCAACTGCAACGACGCGTACGTACGCTAAGGGACCAACTACAAAGACGCGATCTCCATCTCGATTTGTTACGTCGAAAAATCAGTGTCCAGGATGAGAGTACAAAATTACGCACACTTTTGGAAACAGAAAGAGATGAAGCTAATATACG GGCTAAAAAGTTGCAAAAACAATTGGACAAGGCACAGTTACAGTTGACCGAATGTAGAGCGCAGATCCGAGACTTGAAACTACAAATATCCGATGCTGGAGATTGTAAG TTGACTTCGTTGGAAAGAGCGAAGAAAATTGACGATCTCGAGAAGCGTCTCGTCGAATCAGAAATGTTGCGGATGCGTTTTTCCCGGAAAGTTACTGTGCTCAAAGAACAA TTGAAATCTACTTCCGATTGTCATAACCAAGACAAGACTCTGAACGAGCACACGATGCGAGTGCTACAGGACGACCTGTCGTCGGTTAAATTCCAATTGAGTGAAGTGAAACGCCGAGAGTGTTCT CTTGAAGATCTCCGACGGACGGTTATCAGCCTACTGGCGCTGGACTCGTCGTGCACCGATTACGAGATCACGTCGAAAATAACCAAACTGGTGGCCGCCCACAGAGAGTTTTCCATCCTGTCAAAGAGGTACGACGACCCACTGCCGCCTTACGTTCACCACCTGCCACCGCCCTCCGAGTCATCGGACCCGACGACGATGGACGACTTTGAGATCCTGAACAACGCGTACAACAAACGTCCGCTGAGGAAGACCTGA
- the LOC132945491 gene encoding coiled-coil domain-containing protein 170 isoform X2 — protein MDSEDTISNHEMISTLKSELAALQFKRDRLISELQDTKGQLRTRDQRTVELEAETEMLKEQQVRQNSIIASLRNRIKELEEQERSLTTSLGRADMSSESLARENRHQAEKCSELERRIDLLELNCTKAENARDSARRSMSEFVSRASMALGYESLNSDSPAAVDVVLSKASEMHQELNRLRRKNISASENVTSIEIELRNCREQLERALADKENLQRQAAGHILEIDKLKQEKEHLEMQQRVMERDLSELRDKLMATNRSLGIASNSIASQEATISTLRNDLRGHDERCQKMQIDMQHFLESLAVCLTSADGYVQSTESGVKDAVKRLVNELANKSTLHGESKDRIISLTDRVERLQIDQDRLASENRVLADERRNLETRLNHAESELNVCEMTKEHLRNDKTIFVTFLDKLSRVMHMDQIAKDVGVDLHTESLLLRAEQLAKLEYDKNIDKLLLGYPYTSSSLSRHRLYCDYPYRESALVYQLQRRVRTLRDQLQRRDLHLDLLRRKISVQDESTKLRTLLETERDEANIRAKKLQKQLDKAQLQLTECRAQIRDLKLQISDAGDCKLTSLERAKKIDDLEKRLVESEMLRMRFSRKVTVLKEQLKSTSDCHNQDKTLNEHTMRVLQDDLSSVKFQLSEVKRRECSLEDLRRTVISLLALDSSCTDYEITSKITKLVAAHREFSILSKRYDDPLPPYVHHLPPPSESSDPTTMDDFEILNNAYNKRPLRKT, from the exons ATGGATTCTGAAGACACTATAAGTAATCACGAGATGATATCCACTCTGAAAAGCGAGCTGGCTGCTTTGCAGTTCAAAAGAGATCGTCTTATATCCGAG CTGCAAGATACCAAAGGGCAGCTTCGGACTAGAGATCAAAGAACGGTAGAGCTCGAGGCCGAAACGGAAATGTTGAAAGAGCAGCAAGTTAGACAGAACTCTATCATCGCCAGTTTGAGAAATAGGATAAAG gAATTGGAGGAACAAGAAAGATCGTTGACAACGTCATTGGGAAGAGCAGACATGTCATCCGAATCTTTAGCTAGAGAAAATCGCCATCAGGCAGAGAAATGTTCCGAGTTGGAGCGGAGAATCGATTTATTGGAATTGAACTGTACTAAAGCCGAAAACGCGAGAGACTCGGCAAGGAGATCAATGTCAGAGTTCGTGAGTAGAGCTTCGATGGCGTTAGGTTACGAGTCTTTGAATTCAGATTCCCCAGCCGCCGTCGATGTGGTCTTATCCAAAGCATCGGAAATGCATCAG GAATTAAACAGACTGCGTCGTAAAAACATTTCCGCTAGTGAAAATGTAACCTCGATAGAAATAGAATTGAGGAACTGTAGAGAACAACTAGAAAGGGCCTTGGCTGATAAAGAAAATCTTCAAAGACAGGCTGCCGGCCATATTCTTGAAatagataagttgaaacaa gAAAAAGAACATTTGGAAATGCAACAGAGAGTAATGGAACGTGATTTATCCGAGCTCAGGGATAAACTGATGGCAACCAACAGGAGTTTAGGTATCGCGTCTAACAGCATAGCCAGTCAGGAGGCCACTATATCCACTCTCAGAA ACGATCTAAGAGGGCACGACGAGAGGTGTCAAAAAATGCAGATTGACATGCAACACTTTTTGGAGTCATTGGCCGTGTGTCTAACGTCGGCGGATGGGTACGTTCAGTCCACCGAGAGTGGTGTCAAAGACGCGGTGAAGAGGCTAGTCAACGAGTTGGCCAATAAGAGCACA CTGCACGGGGAATCCAAGGACAGGATAATCAGTTTGACCGACCGGGTCGAACGGCTGCAGATCGACCAGGACAGATTGGCGTCGGAAAATCGAGTGTTGGCGGATGAAAGACGCAATTTAGAGACTCGATTGAACCACGCCGAGAGCGAACTCAATGTGTGTGAAATGACCAAAGAACATTTACGTAATGACAAAACAATT TTCGTTACATTCCTCGACAAACTATCGAGAGTCATGCACATGGACCAGATAGCGAAAGACGTTGGGGTGGACTTACACACGGAATCGTTGCTGCTACGCGCCGAACAGCTTGCCAAACTGGAATACGATAAAAACATTGACAAG TTACTGCTCGGTTATCCTtatacgtcgtcgtcgttatccAGACATCGTTTATATTGCGATTATCCTTACAGAGAA AGCGCCCTAGTTTATCAACTGCAACGACGCGTACGTACGCTAAGGGACCAACTACAAAGACGCGATCTCCATCTCGATTTGTTACGTCGAAAAATCAGTGTCCAGGATGAGAGTACAAAATTACGCACACTTTTGGAAACAGAAAGAGATGAAGCTAATATACG GGCTAAAAAGTTGCAAAAACAATTGGACAAGGCACAGTTACAGTTGACCGAATGTAGAGCGCAGATCCGAGACTTGAAACTACAAATATCCGATGCTGGAGATTGTAAG TTGACTTCGTTGGAAAGAGCGAAGAAAATTGACGATCTCGAGAAGCGTCTCGTCGAATCAGAAATGTTGCGGATGCGTTTTTCCCGGAAAGTTACTGTGCTCAAAGAACAA TTGAAATCTACTTCCGATTGTCATAACCAAGACAAGACTCTGAACGAGCACACGATGCGAGTGCTACAGGACGACCTGTCGTCGGTTAAATTCCAATTGAGTGAAGTGAAACGCCGAGAGTGTTCT CTTGAAGATCTCCGACGGACGGTTATCAGCCTACTGGCGCTGGACTCGTCGTGCACCGATTACGAGATCACGTCGAAAATAACCAAACTGGTGGCCGCCCACAGAGAGTTTTCCATCCTGTCAAAGAGGTACGACGACCCACTGCCGCCTTACGTTCACCACCTGCCACCGCCCTCCGAGTCATCGGACCCGACGACGATGGACGACTTTGAGATCCTGAACAACGCGTACAACAAACGTCCGCTGAGGAAGACCTGA
- the LOC132945491 gene encoding coiled-coil domain-containing protein 170 isoform X1: protein MTQPMSDEDWRVFDILCGQKMDSEDTISNHEMISTLKSELAALQFKRDRLISELQDTKGQLRTRDQRTVELEAETEMLKEQQVRQNSIIASLRNRIKELEEQERSLTTSLGRADMSSESLARENRHQAEKCSELERRIDLLELNCTKAENARDSARRSMSEFVSRASMALGYESLNSDSPAAVDVVLSKASEMHQELNRLRRKNISASENVTSIEIELRNCREQLERALADKENLQRQAAGHILEIDKLKQEKEHLEMQQRVMERDLSELRDKLMATNRSLGIASNSIASQEATISTLRNDLRGHDERCQKMQIDMQHFLESLAVCLTSADGYVQSTESGVKDAVKRLVNELANKSTLHGESKDRIISLTDRVERLQIDQDRLASENRVLADERRNLETRLNHAESELNVCEMTKEHLRNDKTIFVTFLDKLSRVMHMDQIAKDVGVDLHTESLLLRAEQLAKLEYDKNIDKLLLGYPYTSSSLSRHRLYCDYPYRESALVYQLQRRVRTLRDQLQRRDLHLDLLRRKISVQDESTKLRTLLETERDEANIRAKKLQKQLDKAQLQLTECRAQIRDLKLQISDAGDCKLTSLERAKKIDDLEKRLVESEMLRMRFSRKVTVLKEQLKSTSDCHNQDKTLNEHTMRVLQDDLSSVKFQLSEVKRRECSLEDLRRTVISLLALDSSCTDYEITSKITKLVAAHREFSILSKRYDDPLPPYVHHLPPPSESSDPTTMDDFEILNNAYNKRPLRKT from the exons ATGACACAACCGATGAGCGACGAGGACTGGAGGGTGTTCGACATCCTTTGCGGCCAAAAA ATGGATTCTGAAGACACTATAAGTAATCACGAGATGATATCCACTCTGAAAAGCGAGCTGGCTGCTTTGCAGTTCAAAAGAGATCGTCTTATATCCGAG CTGCAAGATACCAAAGGGCAGCTTCGGACTAGAGATCAAAGAACGGTAGAGCTCGAGGCCGAAACGGAAATGTTGAAAGAGCAGCAAGTTAGACAGAACTCTATCATCGCCAGTTTGAGAAATAGGATAAAG gAATTGGAGGAACAAGAAAGATCGTTGACAACGTCATTGGGAAGAGCAGACATGTCATCCGAATCTTTAGCTAGAGAAAATCGCCATCAGGCAGAGAAATGTTCCGAGTTGGAGCGGAGAATCGATTTATTGGAATTGAACTGTACTAAAGCCGAAAACGCGAGAGACTCGGCAAGGAGATCAATGTCAGAGTTCGTGAGTAGAGCTTCGATGGCGTTAGGTTACGAGTCTTTGAATTCAGATTCCCCAGCCGCCGTCGATGTGGTCTTATCCAAAGCATCGGAAATGCATCAG GAATTAAACAGACTGCGTCGTAAAAACATTTCCGCTAGTGAAAATGTAACCTCGATAGAAATAGAATTGAGGAACTGTAGAGAACAACTAGAAAGGGCCTTGGCTGATAAAGAAAATCTTCAAAGACAGGCTGCCGGCCATATTCTTGAAatagataagttgaaacaa gAAAAAGAACATTTGGAAATGCAACAGAGAGTAATGGAACGTGATTTATCCGAGCTCAGGGATAAACTGATGGCAACCAACAGGAGTTTAGGTATCGCGTCTAACAGCATAGCCAGTCAGGAGGCCACTATATCCACTCTCAGAA ACGATCTAAGAGGGCACGACGAGAGGTGTCAAAAAATGCAGATTGACATGCAACACTTTTTGGAGTCATTGGCCGTGTGTCTAACGTCGGCGGATGGGTACGTTCAGTCCACCGAGAGTGGTGTCAAAGACGCGGTGAAGAGGCTAGTCAACGAGTTGGCCAATAAGAGCACA CTGCACGGGGAATCCAAGGACAGGATAATCAGTTTGACCGACCGGGTCGAACGGCTGCAGATCGACCAGGACAGATTGGCGTCGGAAAATCGAGTGTTGGCGGATGAAAGACGCAATTTAGAGACTCGATTGAACCACGCCGAGAGCGAACTCAATGTGTGTGAAATGACCAAAGAACATTTACGTAATGACAAAACAATT TTCGTTACATTCCTCGACAAACTATCGAGAGTCATGCACATGGACCAGATAGCGAAAGACGTTGGGGTGGACTTACACACGGAATCGTTGCTGCTACGCGCCGAACAGCTTGCCAAACTGGAATACGATAAAAACATTGACAAG TTACTGCTCGGTTATCCTtatacgtcgtcgtcgttatccAGACATCGTTTATATTGCGATTATCCTTACAGAGAA AGCGCCCTAGTTTATCAACTGCAACGACGCGTACGTACGCTAAGGGACCAACTACAAAGACGCGATCTCCATCTCGATTTGTTACGTCGAAAAATCAGTGTCCAGGATGAGAGTACAAAATTACGCACACTTTTGGAAACAGAAAGAGATGAAGCTAATATACG GGCTAAAAAGTTGCAAAAACAATTGGACAAGGCACAGTTACAGTTGACCGAATGTAGAGCGCAGATCCGAGACTTGAAACTACAAATATCCGATGCTGGAGATTGTAAG TTGACTTCGTTGGAAAGAGCGAAGAAAATTGACGATCTCGAGAAGCGTCTCGTCGAATCAGAAATGTTGCGGATGCGTTTTTCCCGGAAAGTTACTGTGCTCAAAGAACAA TTGAAATCTACTTCCGATTGTCATAACCAAGACAAGACTCTGAACGAGCACACGATGCGAGTGCTACAGGACGACCTGTCGTCGGTTAAATTCCAATTGAGTGAAGTGAAACGCCGAGAGTGTTCT CTTGAAGATCTCCGACGGACGGTTATCAGCCTACTGGCGCTGGACTCGTCGTGCACCGATTACGAGATCACGTCGAAAATAACCAAACTGGTGGCCGCCCACAGAGAGTTTTCCATCCTGTCAAAGAGGTACGACGACCCACTGCCGCCTTACGTTCACCACCTGCCACCGCCCTCCGAGTCATCGGACCCGACGACGATGGACGACTTTGAGATCCTGAACAACGCGTACAACAAACGTCCGCTGAGGAAGACCTGA